ATAGAAATTCAGATGTGCCTTACGCTGAAAAACTTTATTCAAAAACTTCACTTCTTCCTCCAGCTGACAGTATTATTTTTGCAGCTGAACCTGGTTTTGTATATGGACCATATATTGAAAATAATGTTTACAGAGTTGCACGTTTAATGTCATTTAAAAATATTGCCGACTCAGTAAATGCTAGCCATATACTTATAGGACCAAATGAAAAAAGAACTAAAGAACAGGCTAAAGTAATGGCTGACAGCTTAAAATCTGTAATTGAAAAAGGTGGCGACTTTGCTGCTCTTGCAATGCAATATTCAGACGACAAAGGATCTGCACAACAAGGTGGTGACTTAAAATGGTTTAAACCCGGAATGATGGTAAAACCTTTCGAAGACGCATCATTTAATGGTAAGAAAGGTGATATAGTAATTGCCGAAACACAATTTGGTTTTCACATTATTAAAATAATAGAAAAAAGTGCAGAAAGCAATAAAGCAGAAATTGCATTTATTGACTGGCAAATAGAACCTAGTTCAGAAACATACCAGACAATTAAAACAAAAGTTTATCAATTTGCTGGTGTAAATTCTACAAAAGAAAAATTCGAAGCTGCTATTACAAAAGAAAATTTAACTAAAAAACTAGCAAGTAATTTACGCGAGAATGACAGACAAATTGCTGGTTTAGAAACTCCAAGAGATATTATCAGGTGGGCATATAAAGCAAATAAAGCTGAAGTTTCTACACCTTTCGAATATCAGGACAAATTTGTTGTAGCTTATCTATCAGAAGTTCGCGAAAAAGGTATTGCTCCTAAAGATCAAATTAAAGATCAGTTAACTACTTTAGTAAAAAAAGACAAAAAAGCAGAGAAATTCACAGCTGAATTTAAAGCTGCTGCTTCAGCAGGTTCAATTGATGCAATTGCTCAGAAATTAAACCTAATGCCTCAGGATGCTACTGCTCTTAATTTTAATTCATTCTCATTACCAGGCGTTGGAATTGAGCCAAATGTAGTTGCAACATCATGTTATCTAGATAAAGGTAAAATTTCAAACCCAGTAAAAGGTAATAATGGAGTTTTCATGCTAGTAGTAAGTAACAAATCAAAAGGTCAGCAACCAGTTGATGAAAAAATGGCTAAAATGCAATTATCAAACGAAGTTCAATCAAGAGTAGATTATCAGGCATTTGAAGCTCTCAAAAAATTAGCAGACATTAAAGATTACCGGTCAACATGGTATTAAAATATTAAAGGGGCACTAGCCCCTTTTTTTTTGCTTTCATTCTTTTTTTGTAAAATATTTTATACTTTTAAACCATATATTAAAAAGAATGAAAAAGCAGTTTTCTTATTTATCATTTACATTACTAACTATATTTATATTTACTTCTTATTATTCATATTCTCAAAATATTTACAGTCGTGTTTTTACAGTTCAGGATGGACTTGCTCAATCTCAGGTTTTTTCACTTTGTCAGGATAAAAAAGGCAATATCTGGATTGGAACAGTTGGTGGCGGAATAAATGTTTATAATGGTGTAAAATTTAAAAACATAACCAAAGATGATAGCTTAGCAGGGAATACAGTATATTCAATTATTCAGGATAAAAATGGAGATATATGGGCAGGAACCGATAAGGGTCTTTCTAAAATTTCAGGTAAAATAATAACAAATTATACAACAGAAAATGGTCTTCCTGATAATTCTGTATGGAAAGTATTTCAGGATCATAACGGCACAATCTGGGCTGGAACAAGTAAGGGAATTGCATCAATTAAAGATAACAAAGTAACTGCATTAAATATATCTTCAGAAATCTCTCAATCTACAATTTATACAATATTTGAAGATAATACGTTTAATTTATGGCTTGGAACAAAATTAAATGGGATATTTAAAATAAACGGAAATAATGTTGTTAATCTGACAAAGAATAATGGGCTATCAAGCAATACAATATTTACAATTAATCAGGATAATAAAAACAATTTACTTATTGGAACATTACAAGGATTAAATATTTTATTAAAAGATACAATTCTAACATTATTCACATCAGAAAGCTTCACCAGTTCATTAATAAATAATGATAATAGTATAACATTATCAACTTATCGTGGATGGTTATTTGAATACTGTTATAATTCAAATAATGCATTTCCTACCTGTTTGCCAAAACAAAATCTCAAGTTTAATTCAATCAGAGTAATAATTAAAGATTACGAGAAAAATTTATGGGTTGGAACAGAAAACGGACTAATTTTAATTCCACCAACAGCCTTTAGAAACTGGAACACATCAAGTAAATTACATAATAACAATGTATTTTCGATATATAAAGGTTACCAAAAAGAAGAACTTTGGATTGGTTGCCTTGGTGGAGGAGTTTCTAATTATAGAGCCAATGAACCCCTAGGCAAAAACTTTTACAATTTTGGAACATTCAGGACTGAAAGTTCTATAAAGGATAATGAGATTCGAAAAAGAAATAAACAACAGATTTTAAAAGAAGTAAGAAAAGCATTAATCGGAAGTAATGTCCTTTCTATTGTTAAGGATAAAAATAACCGTACATGGTTTGGTACCTGGAGTGGATTAAGTATTTTTAATATAAATGACAGTTCATTTATTCACATTACCAATGATACTGCCGACAAAAAGTTTTATGGCGTAACTATTAATAAGAAACTCCCTAACAAATCATTTAATTGTTTAACTCTAGATAACAATGGCAATATCTGGTGCGGAACAATGGGAAGCGGAATTGTAGTTTTTTCAGATACAACAATAATAGAAAACAATTCAGAAATTAATAAGTTAAGTAAAATTTCAGTTTATAATATTTTTCAGGATAATAACAACAGTTATTGGATTAGTACTCAGGAAGGATTATATGTATATAATGGAATAACTTTAAAACATTTTACAGAAAAAGATAATTTTATTGAAGGTCAGATAAATTCTGTAACACAAGACAAACAAAATAACTATTGGATTGCATCAAAAGAAGGAATATATTGCTACAACAATAAAACTTTTGAAAAAATCGATAAATCAAAAGGATTAACTTCAAATAATATTTATTTGATAATTATTGACAAAACAGGCGATTACCTTTTTATCGGCACCAACCAGGGATTAGACAGATTAAATTTAAAAGCCTATAATTCAAATAAAAAAATAGAATTAAAACATTACGGAAAACTTGAAGGGTTTATGGGTCTTGAGTGCAACCGAAACGCTTGCTATTTAGACAGTATTGGCAGAATTTGGTTTGGAACTGTGGACGGTGTTACAATGTATGATCCTGAAAAAGATATTTTAAATATTAGAAAACCAGATACGTATATTACAAGTATTTTATACGATTTTAATAAAGAAGACTGGTCAAAATATTCTAATGGTATTGATGCTAAATCAGGTTTACCTATTAATATTGTGTTACCTTACGACATTAACAACATTACCTTTAATTTCGCTGCTAACAGCTTATCCATACCAGAAAAAGTTTTATACAAATATATGATGGAAGGAATTGACACTTCATGGTCTCCTGCTATGTCAATAAATTACGCAAACTTCCCAGCACTTCCTCCTGGTAAATATACTTTTAAAGTAAAAGCATGTAATAACGATGGAGTTTGGAATGAAACACCTATTACTTATTCATTTGAGATCAATCCTCCATGGTATTTATCAATGTGGTTTATTATTCCTGCAATTTTTGTTATAATAATATTAATATTCCTTTTTATAAAATACAGAGAAGCTGCACTTAGAAAAGATAAAATAAGACTGGAAAAAACAGTTAGAGAAAGGACTACTGAGGTTGTAAAACAAAAAGAAATTGTAGAGCAAAAAAATAAAGATATTACTGACAGTATTAATTATGCCAAAAATATTCAGGAAGCATTGTTACCAACAAGAGCAGAAATAGCAAAATATTTCCCCGAATCATTTTTACTTTATAAACCACGAGATATTGTTAGCGGTGACTTTTACTGGATTTCTCACAGAGAAAACAGAACTTATCTTGCAATTGCAGACTGTACCGGTCATGGTGTACCTGGTGCTTTTATGAGTATGCTAGGTATTGCTTTTCTTGATGAAGTTATAGGTATGCACCCAATTATCAGCTCAAATGAACTACTTAACCAACTTCGTGAAAACGTAATTTTATCTTTAAGACAAACAGGTCAGGATGGACAGTCTAAAGATGGAATGGATATTTGCTTGATAATTGTTGACTGGGAAAAGAAAGAACTTGAATTCTCAGGTGCTAACAATCCTCTATATTTTATTCGTAACAACTTCCTTACTGAGTATAAGGGCGACAAAATGCCTATCGGTGTTCACATAAACAAACAACCTTTTAGTTGCGAAAAAATACCATTTTCGGCAGGTGATTCTATTTACATGTTTTCTGATGGTTATGCAGATCAGTTTGGAGGACCACACGGAAAGAAATTTAAATATAAATCACTTAAAGAGTTGTTGATTAAAATTACCACTCAACCAATGAAAGAACAAGGTAGAATACTTGATAAAACTATTATTGAATGGTGTGGTGATAACCCTCAACTCGATGATATTATTGTTGCAGGAATACATTTCGGTAAAGAAACAATGAAAATCTCATAATTATTTGTTATGATTTTTTTCCCTAATGCTAAAATTAATCTCGGTCTTAATATTTTGAGAAAAAGAGATGACGGATTTCATGATATTGAGACATTAATGATTCCTGTTGGTTTGTGC
The Bacteroidia bacterium genome window above contains:
- a CDS encoding SurA N-terminal domain-containing protein; the encoded protein is MATLQTIRNRAGLLISIVIGLALLSFILSDLVSNNTLFNSGNKTDVAEVAGEAVPIQLYEERVNELIANYQRNTRTETTPDEETTQSIRDQAWESIITDFVLANNLGELGITVNATELQDMVVGNNIDPQVLQIPIFKNEQTGQFDPNLVKQFLANMDKDETGAARLSWVAFEKQLEHSRLLNKYYSLVKKGLYTTSAEAKQYAEDASNLVDIRFAMKKYGEVSDSSITVKDEEIEKYYNEHKYLFEQEASRDIEYVVFDVLPSAQDIEKIRTKMEEIKTEFQTITEIPDFVNRNSDVPYAEKLYSKTSLLPPADSIIFAAEPGFVYGPYIENNVYRVARLMSFKNIADSVNASHILIGPNEKRTKEQAKVMADSLKSVIEKGGDFAALAMQYSDDKGSAQQGGDLKWFKPGMMVKPFEDASFNGKKGDIVIAETQFGFHIIKIIEKSAESNKAEIAFIDWQIEPSSETYQTIKTKVYQFAGVNSTKEKFEAAITKENLTKKLASNLRENDRQIAGLETPRDIIRWAYKANKAEVSTPFEYQDKFVVAYLSEVREKGIAPKDQIKDQLTTLVKKDKKAEKFTAEFKAAASAGSIDAIAQKLNLMPQDATALNFNSFSLPGVGIEPNVVATSCYLDKGKISNPVKGNNGVFMLVVSNKSKGQQPVDEKMAKMQLSNEVQSRVDYQAFEALKKLADIKDYRSTWY
- a CDS encoding SpoIIE family protein phosphatase — translated: MKKQFSYLSFTLLTIFIFTSYYSYSQNIYSRVFTVQDGLAQSQVFSLCQDKKGNIWIGTVGGGINVYNGVKFKNITKDDSLAGNTVYSIIQDKNGDIWAGTDKGLSKISGKIITNYTTENGLPDNSVWKVFQDHNGTIWAGTSKGIASIKDNKVTALNISSEISQSTIYTIFEDNTFNLWLGTKLNGIFKINGNNVVNLTKNNGLSSNTIFTINQDNKNNLLIGTLQGLNILLKDTILTLFTSESFTSSLINNDNSITLSTYRGWLFEYCYNSNNAFPTCLPKQNLKFNSIRVIIKDYEKNLWVGTENGLILIPPTAFRNWNTSSKLHNNNVFSIYKGYQKEELWIGCLGGGVSNYRANEPLGKNFYNFGTFRTESSIKDNEIRKRNKQQILKEVRKALIGSNVLSIVKDKNNRTWFGTWSGLSIFNINDSSFIHITNDTADKKFYGVTINKKLPNKSFNCLTLDNNGNIWCGTMGSGIVVFSDTTIIENNSEINKLSKISVYNIFQDNNNSYWISTQEGLYVYNGITLKHFTEKDNFIEGQINSVTQDKQNNYWIASKEGIYCYNNKTFEKIDKSKGLTSNNIYLIIIDKTGDYLFIGTNQGLDRLNLKAYNSNKKIELKHYGKLEGFMGLECNRNACYLDSIGRIWFGTVDGVTMYDPEKDILNIRKPDTYITSILYDFNKEDWSKYSNGIDAKSGLPINIVLPYDINNITFNFAANSLSIPEKVLYKYMMEGIDTSWSPAMSINYANFPALPPGKYTFKVKACNNDGVWNETPITYSFEINPPWYLSMWFIIPAIFVIIILIFLFIKYREAALRKDKIRLEKTVRERTTEVVKQKEIVEQKNKDITDSINYAKNIQEALLPTRAEIAKYFPESFLLYKPRDIVSGDFYWISHRENRTYLAIADCTGHGVPGAFMSMLGIAFLDEVIGMHPIISSNELLNQLRENVILSLRQTGQDGQSKDGMDICLIIVDWEKKELEFSGANNPLYFIRNNFLTEYKGDKMPIGVHINKQPFSCEKIPFSAGDSIYMFSDGYADQFGGPHGKKFKYKSLKELLIKITTQPMKEQGRILDKTIIEWCGDNPQLDDIIVAGIHFGKETMKIS